In the Quercus lobata isolate SW786 chromosome 5, ValleyOak3.0 Primary Assembly, whole genome shotgun sequence genome, one interval contains:
- the LOC115988714 gene encoding probable disease resistance protein At4g27220: MEILGSFLELGKIILAPIIEYYNHYRGADEHLKNLKRKRDDLECKKSDIELEMRAELVPGKKPKREVKSWLQKVETINEEIQKIEQEAIRGKYLSRMHFGRVACEKILEVTELIDQSCGFGDCLVIGPPVRNGDELPTRALVGESTAKRTLEKIWEHLLDEDFRIIGVYGMGGIGKTTVMKEINNRLLKERDEFNCVIWVTVSKAFNVIKLQNDIACHLNLENELSKFKDETTRAGKLYAELKKRKRYVLILDDMWKAFPLEIVGIPEPTSANGCKLVLTTRDVNVCNGMNCVNIKMELLSIKESWDLFLKTVGCDVSNIPKDVVEGVVKECAHLPLAIITVAGSLKNVVDISEWRNTLNELKTPVKGLEHVDVVFQKLQLSYKRLNDKKLQRCLLFCALYPEDYEIYRDNLIVHLIDEGVIKSMSKRQAMLDKGHTMLNKLENACLLEGGSHDEFIEKEYFVKMHDLIRDMALQIAGPKFMVSEDVPDEEEWGKDVEKVSLLSNRESEFPYISPKCPKLSTLLLQGYATIPDSFFVHLHGLKVLHVFGGRIKSLPNSISDLENLTSLRIYRCFDLKRVPSLAKLTALKSLDLLESATKEIPHGLEKLINLRYLSLRAYNQEMPPGILPKLSQLQVLKLNCGSNSLTVNGEEIVRLKKLDFFKGKFCGLNDFNTYLESLEGGPSHYVYCARKTKPASELGETVKLLPKDVQALAVFGGQNLRFFYKCMKSVCIRECEEIEEVFSYSFTFPLQSLEIVQLVKLDKLLVLFREEKVTAAPMVPPGTFSRLKEFTICECPNIRQLFALGVLLNLANLEQITVFRCLQLEEIIARPKASDEVDEEEAKEIVEIFPRLRRLTLVISPELNTICSSSNVILCDSLDSIEIEECPKLKRLPLSLRRINGQLSSPPSSLQIKIEKERWELLEWDNHDMKMVLEPCCEFLF, encoded by the coding sequence ATGGAGATATTAGGCTCATTTCTTGAGCTTGGGAAAATAATATTGGCTCCGATTATTGAATATTATAATCATTACAGAGGTGCTGATGAACATTTGAAAAATCTAAAGAGAAAACGAGATGATTTAGAATGCAAAAAGTCAGACATAGAATTAGAAATGAGGGCAGAACTTGTTCCAGGAAAGAAACCAAAAAGAGAAGTTAAATCTTGGCTCCAAAAGGTAGAAACGATTAATGAGGAGATACAAAAGATTGAGCAAGAGGCTATCAGAGGGAAGTATCTCTCACGTATGCACTTTGGAAGAGTTGCTTGCGAGAAGATACTAGAGGTGACAGAATTAATTGATCAAAGTTGTGGTTTCGGTGATTGTTTGGTAATTGGTCCACCTGTAAGGAATGGAGATGAATTGCCAACAAGAGCATTAGTGGGAGAGAGTACAGCCAAAAGAACATTGGAAAAGATTTGGGAACACTTGTTAGATGAAGATTTTAGAATAATTGGTGTTTATGGTATGGGAGGAATTGGTAAAACAACTGTGATGAAAGAAATCAATAATCGCCTATTAAAAGAGAGAGACGAGTTCAATTGTGTAATTTGGGTTACCGTATCAAAAGCATTCAATGTTATCAAACTACAAAATGACATTGCATGCCATTTGAATCTAGAGAATGAACTCTCAAAGTTCAAGGATGAAACAACGAGGGCAGGGAAGTTGTATGCAGAattgaaaaaaaggaagaggtaTGTGCTAATCCTAGATGATATGTGGAAAGCATTTCCTTTGGAAATTGTAGGGATCCCAGAGCCTACTTCAGCAAATGGTTGCAAATTGGTATTGACGACTAGAGATGTTAATGTTTGTAATGGAATGAattgtgtaaatattaaaatggAGCTTCTTTCAATAAAAGAGTCATGggatttgtttttgaaaacagtGGGCTGTGATGTTTCGAATATTCCAAAAGATGTTGTGGAAGGAGTTGTCAAAGAATGTGCCCATTTGCCTCTTGCAATCATCACTGTAGCAGGAAGTTTGAAAAATGTAGTCGATATTTCAGAGTGGAGGAACACATTGAATGAGTTGAAGACACCAGTGAAGGGTCTCGAACATGTAGATGTAGTATTTCAGAAGCTTCAACTTAGTTATAAACGCTTAAACGATAAGAAACTCCAACGTTGTCTCTTGTTTTGTGCACTATACCCTGAAGACTATGAGATTTATAGAGACAATTTGATAGTGCATTTGATTGATGAGGGAGTAATAAAAAGCATGAGTAAAAGGCAAGCAATGCTGGATAAGGGCCATACTAtgttgaataaacttgaaaatgcCTGCTTATTAGAAGGTGGGTCCCATGATGAGTTTATTGAAAAAGAGTATTTTGTGAAGATGCACGATCTAATAAGAGACATGGCCCTTCAGATTGCAGGTCCCAAGTTCATGGTATCAGAAGATGTTCCTGATGAAGAAGAATGGGGAAAGGATGTTGAAAAGGTTTCTTTGTTAAGCAACCGTGAATCAGAGTTTCCTTATATATCACCAAAGTGTCCTAAGCTTTCGACCTTGCTTCTACAAGGATATGCAACCATCCCAGATTCATTTTTTGTGCATTTGCATGGACTCAAAGTTCTTCATGTATTTGGTGGTAGGATTAAATCTTTGCCGAATTCGATCTCTGACTTGGAGAATCTTACTTCATTAAGAATTTACCGTTGTTTTGATTTAAAGCGTGTGCCTTCATTAGCAAAGCTTACAGCATTAAAGAGCTTGGATCTTTTGGAATCTGCAACGAAAGAAATACCTCATGGTTTGGAAAAGTTGATCAATTTGAGATACCTCAGTCTTCGTGCATACAATCAAGAGATGCCACCTGGGATTTTACCCAAACTCTCTCAACTCCAGGTTCTCAAACTTAATTGTGGGTCAAATTCTTTAACAGTGAATGGAGAGGAGATAGTAAGGTTGAagaaattagatttttttaaaggcAAATTTTGTGGCTTGAATGACTTCAACACATATCTTGAATCCTTAGAGGGAGGACCTAGCCATTACGTGTATTGCGCGAGAAAAACAAAGCCAGCTAGCGAGTTGGGTGAAACTGTAAAACTGCTCCCAAAGGACGTTCAGGCCCTAGCAGTTTTCGGAGGTCagaatttaagatttttttacaaatgcATGAAGTCCGTTTGTATCAGGGAGTGTGAAGAAATAGAAGAagttttttcttattctttcacCTTTCCTCTTCAAAGCCTTGAGATTGTACAACTCGTAAAATTGGATAAGTTACTGGTACTATTTAGGGAAGAGAAAGTCACAGCAGCACCAATGGTCCCACCTGGCACCTTTTCCCGTCTCAAAGAATTTACAATATGTGAGTGTCCGAATATAAGGCAGCTCTTTGCGCTTGGGGTGCTCCTAAACCTGGCCAACCTGGAACAGATTACTGTCTTTCGGTGTCTGCAATTAGAGGAAATAATAGCTAGGCCTAAAGCATCTGATGAAGTTgacgaagaagaagcaaaagaaattgTAGAAATATTCCCCCGATTGAGGAGATTGACATTAGTGATTTCACCGGAGCTGAATACCATATGCAGTAGCAGTAATGTAATACTTTGTGATTCTCTTGATTCTATTGAGATAGAAGAGTGCCCGAAGCTTAAGAGACTACCTCTTTCTCTACGCCGTATCAATGGACAACTATCTTCTCCGCCTTCTTCATTACAAatcaaaatagagaaagaaaggtGGGAATTGCTGGAATGGGACAATCATGATATGAAGATGGTCCTTGAACCTTGTTGTGAGTTCTTATTTTAA
- the LOC115991746 gene encoding pectinesterase-like has protein sequence MTHLKEFLATKFESTAKHISISKKKKKLILALFATLLVVAAIIGIVAGVTKSHNNSSHNEISAAAHAILKNSCSSTLYPDLCYSAIATVPGATAQLASKKDVIEKSLNLTTKAVEQNFIAINKLIKTKHLTKRGKVALHDCLETIDETLDELHDAVEDLHLYPTKKSLSQHADDLKTLISSAITNQETCIDGFSHDGGDKHVRQALLAGQTHVERMCSNALAMIKNMTDTDMAIQKMKMQNRKLKEEEDSVDESIKWPEWLSAGDRRLLQSSSLTPNVVVAADGSGNYKTVSAAVAAAPDNSKTRYIIKIKAGVYRENVEVTKKKKFIMFLGDGRSNTIITGNKNVVDGSTTFKSATVAVVGERFLARDLTFENTAGSSKHQAVALRVGSDLSAFYQCDVLAHQDTLYVHSNRQFYVKCLVAGTVDFIFGNAAAVFQDCDIHARRPNAGQKNMVTAQGRLDPNQNTGIVIQKCRIGATNDLKPVQSRFPTYLGRPWKAYSRTVIMQTSISDVIHPEGWHIWSGDFALKTLYYGEYLNTGAGAGTAKRVKWGGFKVMGASDAQSFTSGNFIAGSSWLGSTGFPFSLGL, from the exons atgacCCACCTGAAGGAATTCTTGGCCACAAAATTTGAATCCACTGCCAAACACATTTCCATctccaagaaaaagaagaagctgaTCTTGGCTCTTTTTGCCACTCTGTTGGTTGTTGCTGCAATTATTGGCATTGTCGCCGGAGTTACCAAGTCCCATAACAACAGCTCCCATAATGAGATCTCAGCTGCTGCCCATGCCATACTCAAAAACTCATGTAGCAGCACATTGTACCCTGATTTATGTTACTCAGCTATTGCCACTGTTCCTGGAGCCACCGCTCAATTGGCCAGCAAAAAGGATGTCATAGAAAAGTCCTTGAACCTCACAACCAAAGCTGTCGAACAAAACTTCATAGCCATTAACAAGCTCATAAAAACAAAGCATCTCACCAAGCGTGGAAAGGTTGCTCTCCATGATTGCCTTGAGACCATTGATGAAACCTTAGACGAGCTTCACGATGCTGTGGAAGATCTCCACTTGTACCCAACAAAGAAATCTTTGTCCCAACATGCTGATGACCTCAAAACCTTAATAAGCTCAGCAATTACCAACCAAGAAACTTGCATAGACGGCTTCTCTCACGATGGTGGTGATAAACACGTCCGTCAGGCCTTGCTAGCTGGGCAG ACGCATGTGGAGCGTATGTGTAGTAATGCGTTGGCCATGATCAAGAACATGACTGATACTGATATGGCCATCCAGAAAATGAAAATGCAGAATCGGAAActgaaggaggaggaggatagTGTGGATGAAAGTATTAAGTGGCCAGAGTGGTTGTCAGCTGGGGATAGGAGGCTTTTGCAATCTTCTTCTTTGACACCGAATGTGGTGGTCGCTGCTGATGGCAGTGGTAACTACAAGACTGTGTCGGCAGCAGTGGCGGCTGCACCAGATAATAGTAAAACAAGATACATAATCAAGATCAAAGCTGGTGTGTATAGGGAAAATGTGGAGgtgacaaagaagaagaagtttatCATGTTTTTGGGAGATGGGAGATCTAACACCATCATTACGGGTAATAAGAATGTGGTTGATGGAAGCACCACCTTCAAATCTGCCACAGTGG CCGTGGTTGGAGAACGGTTTCTAGCTCGGGACTTAACCTTCGAAAACACAGCAGGTTCCTCAAAGCACCAAGCTGTAGCTCTCCGTGTAGGTTCTGACCTCTCAGCATTTTACCAATGTGACGTGCTTGCGCACCAAGACACCCTTTATGTACACTCCAACCGTCAATTTTACGTGAAATGCCTAGTAGCAGGTACTGTTGATTTCATCTTTGGCAATGCTGCAGCTGTGTTCCAAGATTGTGACATCCATGCAAGGCGTCCAAATGCGGGCCAAAAGAACATGGTCACAGCCCAAGGTCGTCTTGACCCAAATCAAAACACTGGAATTGTAATCCAAAAATGCAGGATTGGAGCCACAAATGATTTGAAACCAGTACAAAGTCGCTTCCCAACATATCTTGGTAGACCATGGAAAGCATACTCTAGGACTGTTATCATGCAAACATCTATAAGTGACGTGATTCACCCTGAGGGATGGCACATTTGGAGTGGGGACTTTGCACTTAAAACTTTGTATTATGGGGAGTATCTCAACACTGGGGCTGGTGCTGGAACCGCTAAAAGGGTGAAATGGGGTGGTTTCAAAGTGATGGGTGCTTCCGATGCTCAATCTTTCACTTCTGGGAACTTCATTGCTGGAAGTAGTTGGTTAGGTTCAACTggttttcctttctctcttggCTTATAA